TCATCCAACCCATAGTTATTCATTGCTTCCAACAGTCCTTGAAATTCTCTTGTTCGATTTTTCTCATTTAAATTCCAAGTCACCTGAATAGCCTTCGTAATATTTGCACCTTGTTTAATAAGAAAATCACATTTTCGTTTTTCTCTATGAAAAAAGATCTCCTTATTATTTCTTTTCAAATCTAAAAAAACCACATTCTCCAGCATTCTCCCCTTGTCTTCGCTGAACCGGAAACCAACAATATTTGCAAGTTTAGAATCTATAAAATACACTTTTTTATTATAATAGATTTGTTTCTGTAGCGAATAATTATAGCGGGATAACAAAAATACAAGGTAACTATTTTCAAGATAATGAAAATAATTTTTTATTGTTGTTGCACTTGTCAAACCAGTGATATTTTTTAATTTATTAAAACTAATATCCTTACTTACATTGCTGGCAGCATAAAAAGATGTTATTTTCAAGGCTTTTTCAGAACGAATATTAAATCGGGTAATTATATCTCTATACAATATATTTTCATAGAGATTTTGCAAATATTCAGTTTTACCAGTTTGCAAGTATTCCGGAAAACCTCCATTATCAAGATATTCAAGGAATAATTTTCTGATTTCTGCAGTTTCTATACTGGTCAATTTTTCAATATTTGTTATCGCTTTTCCCTT
The sequence above is a segment of the Candidatus Cloacimonadota bacterium genome. Coding sequences within it:
- a CDS encoding ATP-binding protein, translating into MDRNNLKDILLLQEKKNGFDKEFTIKRTLSNNINSFDDTDFIIIISGVRRCGKSVLLDQIRKPDSYYINFDDERFINFTVNDFQQMYELLIELFGRKKYFYFDEIQNITGWERFVRRLHNRGNKIFITGSNASMLSKEMGTHLTGRNIMRELYPFSFREFLRFKGKAITNIEKLTSIETAEIRKLFLEYLDNGGFPEYLQTGKTEYLQNLYENILYRDIITRFNIRSEKALKITSFYAASNVSKDISFNKLKNITGLTSATTIKNYFHYLENSYLVFLLSRYNYSLQKQIYYNKKVYFIDSKLANIVGFRFSEDKGRMLENVVFLDLKRNNKEIFFHREKRKCDFLIKQGANITKAIQVTWNLNEKNRTREFQGLLEAMNNYGLDDGLILTFTEESLVEKEGKKIVIMPVWKWLLDD